Part of the Streptomyces sp. NBC_01353 genome, AAGTACCTGCCCGAGACCGTCGAGGCGGCCGACGGCGAACCGGACCACGTGCTGGATTCCTTCGCCGATCTGCCGGATCTGCCCGAGCTCCTCGGCAAGCGCGAAGGATGATCGTCGATCAGCGAGCCGCTCCCGCCTCCAGAATGCCCTTGAGAGTCTGCTCGTTCCTGGGCATCTCCTTGCGTACGTGCGGGCGCACGACGAGGGGGACCAGCGCCTTGCCGATACCGTGACCCTCGAAATCGAGGGCGATCGTCACCCGTGAATGCTCGCCGTCGTCGATCGGCTCGATCCTGCCCTGGACGTCGCCGCGCACCGGGCCGTCGATGCCGTGGATGTGCCAACTCGTCGGCGGATCGAGCTCGATGACCTGCATGATGCTGACCATCGCCCGACGCCCCATCCGGCGCGTCACGGCGACCTTCGAGCCGACGGCGACAGGCCCCTCGCCCAGGAGACGGACCGAGACGGCGCTCTCCTGCCAGTCGGGCAGATGGGTCGGGTCGGTCACGTAGGAGAAGACCTCCTCAGGGCTGCGGGAAATGTCGATGGATTCTTTGATGGCAGACATTTCGCCCTCTTGATCGTCTTCGTCGGGGCTGTTGTCACTTCATACAAATGATCCCACGGGTGGCGGAACGTCGCCATCGTGACGAAGGGAGTAGCGGTACTCATGCCGCCCGCCGATCTCCGGCGGCGCGGCCGGCTAGGGCCTGTCCGACGGATCACGGCCGGGGCCGCGACGCCTGATCCGCCGGACACCCCCTAGTCCTCGGCGGCGCGGCCCTCTCCCGCCATGAACCGCCAGACCAGGGCGTGACCCAGGACGATCAGGGCGATCAGCATGAGGGCCTCGGCCTGGATGGGGCTCAGCTCGACGTGGCGGGCGAGTTCGGGGAAGGCGCCGACGACGGCGATCAGGACGTAGAGCAGCGCGGAGCCGGCTTGCTGCCAGGTGACGAACCGGTCGCCGCGGGCGCGGCCCAGCAGCCGCAGCGTGCACACGCAGCCGACGACGGAGAGGGCGATGAAGGCCGCCCGCCAGATCTGTGGCGTGTCGGTGCCGCCGACCTGGGCGAACAGGCCCATCAGGGCGGGCAACAGGAAGGACAGATAGATTCCGCCGACGACGCGCCGCAGGGCGGGGTCGCGCATCCAGTCGGCATGGTTCTGGACGACGTTCCACCACAGGCCGACCAGGGTGAAGCAGGTGGCGGAGAAGAGGGCGTAGAAGGTGCTGACATCCATGGACGACGAGGGTGTCAGCGCTCCCACCCCGGACGCGCGCCACACGCCCTGCGCCCGCCCCACCTCCGCCGGTACGGGCTAGGGGGCGTCCGGCGGATCACGGCCGGAGCCATAAGCGGATCGCCGCGGCGGTGGCGGTGCCGTGGAAGACGTAGGCCCTCTTGTCGTAGCGGGTGGCAACGGCTCGGGAGTTCTTGAGTCGGTTGATCGTCCGCTCGACCTCGTTGCGGCGTTTGTAGATCTCGCTGTCGAAGCCGGTGGGCCGGCCGCCCTTGCTGCCGCGCCGTTTGCGGTTGGCCCGCTGGTCCTTCGGTTCGGGAATGGTGTGTTTGATCTGGCGTCTTCGCAGGTAGCGGCGGTTGCGGCGTGAGCTGTATGCCTTGTCGCCGCCGAGGTGGTCCGGCCTGGTGCGAGGGTGACCGCCCTGCGGGCGGGGAACGCGGATGCGTTCGAGGACCTCGATCATCTGGGGTGCGTCGCCCCACTGACCGGGCGTGACCAGGAAGGCCATCGGTCGGCATCCGCCTTCACCCGCGAGATGGATCTTGCAGGTCAGACCGCCCCGGGACCGTCCGAGTCCTTCATCGGGGCGGTGGTGCCGGGGCGTTGTCCTTTTTTCGGGACGCGTGGCTTCTTCTTCCGGGCCCCGGCCGCGTGCTGATGGGCACGACAGGACGTCGAGTCGACGCTGACCATGCTCCAGTCGATCCGGCCCGCGAGGTCGGCGTCGGCCTGGACGGCACGCAGGATCCGGTCCCACGTGCCGTCCGCCGACCAACGCCGATGCCGTTCATAAACGGTCTTCCAACTGCCGAAACGCTCGGGAAGGTCCCGCCACGGGATGCCCGTCCGGACCCGGAACAAGACTCCGTTGATCACCTTCCGGTGATCGTTCCACCGTCCGCCACGCTGTCCCGACGTCGGCAAGTGCGGCTCCAGCCGGCCCCACTCGGCATTCGTCAGATCACCCCGCCCCATGCCGAGCACAACGAGCATGCAGTCCGACAGTCACATGATCCGCCGGACACTGCCTAGGCGGGGCGTTCCCGGTGGAGGTCCCGGAGGAGCGCGATCTCGGCTCCGTGGTGCAGCAGTTCCTGATTGACCCACCAGACGACGTCGAGGAAGGGGTCCTCGGGATCGCTGCCGTGCGGGTACGTGCTGAGGCCCACCGTGTCGAGCGCTTTGTCGTCGACCGAGAGCAGGGCCTTCCGCCAGGCTTCCGCTCCGGCGTCGAAGGCCTCGATCGCCGAGGCGACGTCGCCGCTGATCAGGTAGTCGTCCCGGGTCAGGCTGTGGCTGCCGTCGGTGTGGTCCGCGCGGAGCGTCATGAGCTCGCTCAGATGGCTCAGCCGCCAGGCGATGGTGGTGAACGGCGGGGGAGTGGGGTGCGGAGGCGGGGTGGCGTCGCGCCCCCAGTCGCCCACGCCGGTCAGGACGGTCGCCCGAGGGCCCGGCCCGTCGGTGCGGCGGCGGACCGACCAGCAGCCCGGAACCGGCTCCCAGAGGTACTCCTCGTCGGTGAGCGCCGCGACCCCCACGTCCGTGCCGTTGCCGCTGTCCACGAACGGCCCCGCCATACGCTGCCGGAGCCTGAGCCGCGCGAAGTCGAACTGGTCGAGCAGCGGGACCAGTCGGGGCGGTAGGGACATACGTGCTCCTTGGCGCGGTGGGGCGGGGCGTCCGTACCCTGACACACGAACACGCCGCCCGGCGCCCGGTTTTCTTCCCGTCCGACGGCGGAGGGTCGCGACGGTCGGAAGTTCTACGCCAGGTCGTCGAGCCAGGCCGGCGCCGCCTCGGCGGTGAACTCCGCCTGACCGCCACGGAACACCAGATCCGCCGCGCGGAACGCCGGGTGCCAGCATCTCAACCCGGGATCAAGCACCCCGGCTCGACGCCCGCCCCACCGCCTCCACCAGGGGCAGCAGCCGGTGCGGAACCCGCTCGCGCAGCGCCATCTCCGTACGGGTGCGGACCACGCCCGGCAGCTGGATCAGTTGCTGGATCACATCCTCGAGATGGCCGTTGTCCCGGGCCACCACCCGCGTCAGCAGGTCCCCGCCGCCCGTGATCGAGAACGCCTCGACGATCTCCGGCACGGCGGCGAGCGCGTCGCCGACCTCGTCCAGATGCCCCTGCGTGACCTCGATGTGGACGAACGCGAGCACGGGGTGACCGAGCGCCGCGGGAGAGAGCACAGGACCGGTGGCGGTGATCACCCCGTCCCGCTCCAGGCGGTCGATCCGGGCCTGCACCGTGCCCCGGGCCACCCCCAGAATCCGCGCGTACTCGCGCACGCTGGTGCGCGGCTGTTCGATCAGCAACCGCAGGATGCGCGTGTCGAGCTCGTCCACAGCCATGGTCCGTTGGCCTCCTTCTGGCCGAGTTCTACTCGCGAAGACTGTACCGATGGCACACCCTCACCCGCACGAGTTGAGCCAGTGGGTGACCAGGTGTTTTCCTCTGAGAAGAGTACGAAGAGATGGCGCCGCGCACGCGCCGGACCGGCGACGAGGCCGGGAACCGGACCCGCGGCGCCTTTCCCATGTCCAGGGGCCGCCACAAGCAGGCCGGGGCACGAGATCATGCGAAGAGGGCGTGTGTACGGCAGCGAGGGCGGAACAACCGTCGTGAAGCAGCTCCGGGCAGCCGGGCGTCGGCTCGTCCGACTCGTGTTCGTGGCACCCGACCCGGGACGTGTCCGGCTGCGGGTCTCCTCGCGCGCCGTCCTCGGCGTCGGACTCTCCGTCGCCGCGGCCGAGCTCGCCGGACTCTCCCTCACCGCCTCGATCACCGGCGGTCTGGCCGCGCTGCTCGCGCTCTTCACCGTCGGCGACCCGACCGTACGCCGGCAGCTGGCCACCACGGCCCTGCTGCCCGCCGTCGGCTTCCCGGTCCTCGCCCTCGCCACCGCCCTGCACGGCGCGCCGCTGCTGCGCGACGCGTCCTGGCTGCTCGTCGTCTTCGCGGGCGTGTACGCACGCCGCTGGGGCCCGCGCGGACACGCGCTCGGCATCTTCGCGTTCATGATGTTCTTCGTCACCCAGTTCCTGCACGCGCTGCCCGCCCAGCTGCCGGAGCTCTACGCGGCGGTGGCCCTCGCCCTCACCGTCTCGGGCACGGTCCGGTTCGTCGCCTGGTGCATCGAGCGGCGCGTCCCGCCGCCCGCCGCACCCGCACCGCTGCCCGGCCGCGGCCTCCACCGGCCCACCACCCGGCAGGCGTTCCAGGCCACCGCCGCCTGCGCCGTCGCGCTCGCCGCCGGCCAGTTCATCTCGCACGAGCGCTGGTACTGGGCCGTGGGCACCGCATGGTGGATCTTCGTCAACACCGCCTCGCGCGGCGAGACCCTGGTCCGCGGCTTCCGCCGGGTCGTCGGCACCGTCACCGGCATCGCCGCCGGCCTCCTGATCGCGATCCCGCTCGCCGGCGCGCCCGCCCCGACCGCCGTCCTGGTCGCCTTGTGCGTCTTCGGGATCTTCTACACCGCCCCGCTCTCGTACAGCTGGATGATGTTCTTCGTGACCGTCATGGCCGGGCTGCTGTACGGACTGCTCGGCGTCCTGCATCCCGGGCTCCTGCTGCTCCGCTTCGAGGAGACCGCGGTCGGCGCGCTCGGCGCGGCCGTCGGTGTCGCCCTGCTGCCCGTCACCACCCACGCCGCCACCAACGCCTGGATCGAGCGGGCCGTGACCTGTGTGCACGACTGCACCACCGTCGCGGCGCGCCGGCTCGCCGGCGACCCGGACGCCGACCCGGCGCCGCTCGCCGCCGAGCTCGAGGTCCTGCTCGGCCGGGTCCGGCTCTCGCTGGCGCCGCTCGTCCACCCGCTGAGCCCGCTGCGGGCCCGCAAGGCCCGCGCCCGCCGCGTCCTCGCCCTGCTCGACGACTGCGCCCGCGAGATCCGCGGTCTTGCCGCGGTCGCCGCCGACCCCGACGCGTCCCACGACGCCCGGCTCGCCGCCGCGTCCTGGCGGGTCGAGGCGGCCGTCCACGCCCTCGTCCCGCCGACCCGACCCGCGCGCTCCACCTCCCTCGCGGCGGACGCCCTGGAGCCCCACCACCCGGGCGCCGAGGCGGCCCTCGGCCATCTGTACGGCCTCGAGCGCGCGCTGGTCGACCTGGCGGCGCCGATGCGCACCTCCCCGAGCGCCCCGCTGGTCCCCGCGGCCTAGGGTCGGCTCCTTCCGGCCACTTGATCCAAGTTGGTCTAGACCGCCTGCTAACGTCGGCCCCCGACGACGCGGGCGGTCGGCCATGACCGCCCGGCGGAGAGGGGAGACGCCATGGGCGGCACAGACGCGCGGGAACCTGTACGGGCCTTCATCGGATCGTTCACCTCGGCCGGGGGCCGCGGCATCCTGACCGCCGACGTGGACGTCTCCACCGGCGCCCTGACCGTCACCTCCGAGACCGACGTGCTCGCCGACCCGTCCTTCCTCGCCCTCGCGGGCACGGTGCTGTACGCCGTCTCCGAGGCCGAGGAGGGCGCCGCGGCCGCCTTCGACGTGACCGGAGCCGTCCCCCGGCTTCTCGGCGCTCCTGTGGCCGTACAGGGCTCCGGGCCCACGCACGTTGCCGTCTCCGCGGGCCACGTCCTCACGGCCAACTACGGCTCCGGCAGCGTCACCGCCCTGCCCGTCGGCCCGGACGGCGCGCTCGGCCCCGCCGCCGACGTCGCCCGGCACGAGGGCTCGGGACCGGTCACCGAACGCCAGCGCGGCCCGCACGCCCACCAGGTCCTGCCCGCGCCCGGCGGGCCCTGGGCGACCGCCGTGGACCTCGGCACCGACTCCGTACGGATCTACGCCCTCGATCCCGCCTCCGGGGCACTGCGCCCGCACGGGGAGGCCGCCCTGCGTCCGGGCACGGGCCCGCGCCACCTGGACTTCCATCCGGCCGGCACCCACGCCTACGTCCTGAACGAGCTGGAACCCACCCTCACCGTCTGCCGCTGGGACGGGGCGGCCGGAGCCCTCGAACCGATCGCGGAGACGTCCGTGCTGCCCGAGGGAGCCACGGGGTCGAGCTACCCCTCCGGGGTGGCCGTCGCCCCCGACGGCCGTTTCCTGTGGGCCGCCGTCCGGGGCGACGACAGCATCGCCGTCCTCGCCCTCGACCCGAGCGGCGAGAAGGCCGCCCTGGTCGCCTCAGTGCCCTGCGGGGGCCGCTGGCCCCGCGACCTGACCCTCGATCCGTCGGGGCGGCGGCTGTACGCGGCCAACGAGCGCTCCGGCGACGTGACCTGGTTCGACATCGACGCGGAGAGCGGCATCCCGCGCCGCGCGGGCGCGATCGAGGCCCCGGCCGCCACCTGCGTGGTCTTCGGCTGAACCCGCGGACCCGGGCATACGGACCCGGGCGTACGGAAGGGCCCGTACCGGACATGCCCGGTGCGGGCCCTTCCATATGCCGTGGATCGATCAGACGGCCGGGGCGCCCTGCTGCGGGGCGATGCCCAGTGCGGCCGTGTACTGCGAGAGCACCAGCTTGCCGATCGCCGGGTAGGCGCCCAGCGGCTCGGCGGCGGCGCAGCCGGCCTCCTTGGCGGCCGCGTCGAGCAGGCCGTCGGCCAGCTCGGGGCCGATCAGGTACGGGGCGAGCGCGAGCTGCACCGAGCCGGAGCCGCGCAGCTGCTCGGCGATCGCGGTGATCGAGCCCTCCTGGTCCAGCGCGGCGGCCATGACCGGGACGGCCAGCCGGGCGGCCAGCAGCATGCCGGTGATGCCGGCGGCCTGCACGGCCTCCTCGCCGCCGACCGTGGCCAGGACGATGCCGTCGGCGGCCGTGGCCACCGTGAAGAGCCGGGCGCGGTCGGCGCGGGCCAGACCGGCCTCCGACAGGCGCACGTGCAGGGCCTCGGCGAGCAGCGGGTGCGGGCCGAGGACGTCCGTCAGCTCGGCCACGTTGCCGCTGTCCATCACGGCCTGGCGGATCCGGCGCATCAGGGCGCTGTCCGGGCCGGCGAGCAGCGGCACCACGACGGCGGCCGGGCCCTCGGGGGCACTGACCTCACGGCCGGCGGCCAGGGCCAGCTGGTACCGCTCGGTGCGCAGCGTCTCGGCCCGCGTCAGCACGGTTCCGAGGGTGGGGTACTCGGCGTCGTCACCGTCCAGGTAGCCGATCACGGCCTCCAGGCCGGGCAGCTCGGAACGGGCGATGCTCACGACCTCGTCGGCCAGCGAGCGTATGGCAGCCGACGGCACGCCGGGGACGGCGAGAACGAGTGCGGGAGCACCCTCGGGCGCCGCCACGGGTTCGGGGCGACGGTGCCGTCCGGGCTGGCGGGGTCGCGGCATTCGTACAGGCAGGCCGGAAGCAGGCCCAGTGGGGGAGCTCATGGCGCCGCATGTTACTGGTTTCGTCCGCCGCGCAGGGCACTGAGGTGCAGCAGCGCGTTATCTGCCCCTCTTTGTCCGAACCGTCGTTTACCGGGTCAATTGCAGCAACCGAGGCTCCGTGGGCAGCCGAAGCGTGTCCGTGGCCAGCCAACCCGCGAGTGCGAGCGACCCGGCGAGCGGATCCCCCGCGGCCGACGCAGGGCGGGCGTGCGGCAATTGTTCCGCCAGCTCGGCGCGCAGCGGTACGAGGAGTGGGTCGCCCATCTTGAACAGGCCGCCCGTCAGGGCCACTTCGGTCCCTCCCATGGCCGGGCACACGGCAGCCGCGGCCTCGGCCACATGCGCGG contains:
- a CDS encoding Lrp/AsnC family transcriptional regulator, coding for MAVDELDTRILRLLIEQPRTSVREYARILGVARGTVQARIDRLERDGVITATGPVLSPAALGHPVLAFVHIEVTQGHLDEVGDALAAVPEIVEAFSITGGGDLLTRVVARDNGHLEDVIQQLIQLPGVVRTRTEMALRERVPHRLLPLVEAVGRASSRGA
- a CDS encoding DinB family protein, coding for MSLPPRLVPLLDQFDFARLRLRQRMAGPFVDSGNGTDVGVAALTDEEYLWEPVPGCWSVRRRTDGPGPRATVLTGVGDWGRDATPPPHPTPPPFTTIAWRLSHLSELMTLRADHTDGSHSLTRDDYLISGDVASAIEAFDAGAEAWRKALLSVDDKALDTVGLSTYPHGSDPEDPFLDVVWWVNQELLHHGAEIALLRDLHRERPA
- a CDS encoding SRPBCC family protein; this translates as MSAIKESIDISRSPEEVFSYVTDPTHLPDWQESAVSVRLLGEGPVAVGSKVAVTRRMGRRAMVSIMQVIELDPPTSWHIHGIDGPVRGDVQGRIEPIDDGEHSRVTIALDFEGHGIGKALVPLVVRPHVRKEMPRNEQTLKGILEAGAAR
- a CDS encoding IS5 family transposase (programmed frameshift), with amino-acid sequence MGRGDLTNAEWGRLEPHLPTSGQRGGRWNDHRKVINGVLFRVRTGIPWRDLPERFGSWKTVYERHRRWSADGTWDRILRAVQADADLAGRIDWSMVSVDSTSCRAHQHAAGARKKKPRVPKKRTTPRHHRPDEGLGRSRGGLTCKIHLAGEGGCRPMAFLVTPGQWGDAPQMIEVLERIRVPRPQGGHPRTRPDHLGGDKAYSSRRNRRYLRRRQIKHTIPEPKDQRANRKRRGSKGGRPTGFDSEIYKRRNEVERTINRLKNSRAVATRYDKRAYVFHGTATAAAIRLWLRP
- a CDS encoding FUSC family protein, yielding MFVAPDPGRVRLRVSSRAVLGVGLSVAAAELAGLSLTASITGGLAALLALFTVGDPTVRRQLATTALLPAVGFPVLALATALHGAPLLRDASWLLVVFAGVYARRWGPRGHALGIFAFMMFFVTQFLHALPAQLPELYAAVALALTVSGTVRFVAWCIERRVPPPAAPAPLPGRGLHRPTTRQAFQATAACAVALAAGQFISHERWYWAVGTAWWIFVNTASRGETLVRGFRRVVGTVTGIAAGLLIAIPLAGAPAPTAVLVALCVFGIFYTAPLSYSWMMFFVTVMAGLLYGLLGVLHPGLLLLRFEETAVGALGAAVGVALLPVTTHAATNAWIERAVTCVHDCTTVAARRLAGDPDADPAPLAAELEVLLGRVRLSLAPLVHPLSPLRARKARARRVLALLDDCAREIRGLAAVAADPDASHDARLAAASWRVEAAVHALVPPTRPARSTSLAADALEPHHPGAEAALGHLYGLERALVDLAAPMRTSPSAPLVPAA
- a CDS encoding lactonase family protein; translation: MGGTDAREPVRAFIGSFTSAGGRGILTADVDVSTGALTVTSETDVLADPSFLALAGTVLYAVSEAEEGAAAAFDVTGAVPRLLGAPVAVQGSGPTHVAVSAGHVLTANYGSGSVTALPVGPDGALGPAADVARHEGSGPVTERQRGPHAHQVLPAPGGPWATAVDLGTDSVRIYALDPASGALRPHGEAALRPGTGPRHLDFHPAGTHAYVLNELEPTLTVCRWDGAAGALEPIAETSVLPEGATGSSYPSGVAVAPDGRFLWAAVRGDDSIAVLALDPSGEKAALVASVPCGGRWPRDLTLDPSGRRLYAANERSGDVTWFDIDAESGIPRRAGAIEAPAATCVVFG